The Mercurialis annua linkage group LG2, ddMerAnnu1.2, whole genome shotgun sequence genome contains a region encoding:
- the LOC126670575 gene encoding RNA-directed DNA methylation 4 isoform X1: MADMGESSSTALNSTSEKPVVIRVKRKSYHSRLDAFWLEINERPLKRALLDFQKLSVTDAESKVEELKTKKVFVQHVETVSNSDAIIDVLQSFVVPSSSSAVEVIPKGEERKPSLKKDSKQEQLLSKARQSKEVSAQNARFEQIWRRRRGNKEASQDKALHDMCHFYDIVRVDVEGQSSEMQEQEFCCRVMSLEDQELLSSFLPLLREFIPSAAADIESDMSGNISKPASADDYVYDYYTARDDIDMDDGDSLCPFPLVQVEDEDFYDGPDDESDYESDDSNAEHHPWNEYPDEEESGTSSNESEEDDDRSSRSSEIEERLHGRSKVGVPSRGGGIDDDDDGNDTFDDYEDDDNFECGDDDEDSR, from the exons ATGGCAGACATGGGAGAAAGCTCGTCAACTGCTCTGAATTCAACCAGTGAGAAGCCTGTAGTTATAAGGGTCAAGCGCAAGTCCTACCACTCTCGCCTCGACGCTTTCT GGCTAGAAATCAATGAAAGGCCATTGAAGCGCGCGCTTTTGGATTTTCAGAAGCTTTCCGTTACTGATGCTGAATCAAAAG TGGAGGAGTTGAAGACTAAGAAAGTTTTTGTACAGCATGTTGAAACAGTTAGCAACTCAGATGCCATTATTGATGTGCTGCAGTCATTTGTTGTG CCGAGTTCTAGTAGTGCTGTTGAAGTTATTCCGAAAGGCGAAGAACGAAAGCCAAGTTTAAAAAAGGATAGT AAACAAGAGCAGCTTTTATCCAAGGCGAGACAAAGTAAAGAG GTATCAGCTCAAAATGCTCGATTTGAACAAATATGGAGACGTCGTAGGGGAAACAAAGAGGCTTCTCAAGATAAAGCACTCCATGACATGTGTCATTTTTATGATATTGTCCGTGTTGATGTCGAGGGACAATCGAGTGAGATGCAAGAGCAAGA ATTCTGTTGCAGGGTTATGTCTTTGGAGGATCAGGAACTTCTCTCTAGTTTTCTTCCTCTACTTAGAGAGTTTATTCCAAGTGCTGCTGCTGATATTGAGTCTGACATGAGTGGAAACATATCGAAGCCAG CATCTGCCGATGATTATGTTTATGACTATTATACTGCGAGGGATGACATAGATATGGACGATGGTGATTCTTTATGCCCATTTCCATT GGTACAAGTGGAGGATGAAGATTTCTATGATGGGCCAGATGATGAATCAGATTATGAAAGCGACGATTCAAATG CTGAGCATCATCCATGGAATGAGTATCCAGATGAAGAGGAGAGTGGAACATCGTCTAATGAATCAGAAGAAGACGATGACAGAAGTAGTAGGTCTTCAGAAATTGAGGAAAGGCTGCATGGCAGGTCCAAAGTTGGAGTTCCATCTCGTGGAGGTGGGAtcgatgatgatgatgatggtaatGATACTTTTGACGACTATGAAGATGATGATAACTTTGAGTGtggtgatgatgatgaagaCAGTAGATGA
- the LOC126670575 gene encoding RNA-directed DNA methylation 4 isoform X2 encodes MADMGESSSTALNSTSEKPVVIRVKRKSYHSRLDAFWLEINERPLKRALLDFQKLSVTDAESKVEELKTKKVFVQHVETVSNSDAIIDVLQSFVVPSSSSAVEVIPKGEERKPSLKKDSKQEQLLSKARQSKEVSAQNARFEQIWRRRRGNKEASQDKALHDMCHFYDIVRVDVEGQSSEMQEQEVMSLEDQELLSSFLPLLREFIPSAAADIESDMSGNISKPASADDYVYDYYTARDDIDMDDGDSLCPFPLVQVEDEDFYDGPDDESDYESDDSNAEHHPWNEYPDEEESGTSSNESEEDDDRSSRSSEIEERLHGRSKVGVPSRGGGIDDDDDGNDTFDDYEDDDNFECGDDDEDSR; translated from the exons ATGGCAGACATGGGAGAAAGCTCGTCAACTGCTCTGAATTCAACCAGTGAGAAGCCTGTAGTTATAAGGGTCAAGCGCAAGTCCTACCACTCTCGCCTCGACGCTTTCT GGCTAGAAATCAATGAAAGGCCATTGAAGCGCGCGCTTTTGGATTTTCAGAAGCTTTCCGTTACTGATGCTGAATCAAAAG TGGAGGAGTTGAAGACTAAGAAAGTTTTTGTACAGCATGTTGAAACAGTTAGCAACTCAGATGCCATTATTGATGTGCTGCAGTCATTTGTTGTG CCGAGTTCTAGTAGTGCTGTTGAAGTTATTCCGAAAGGCGAAGAACGAAAGCCAAGTTTAAAAAAGGATAGT AAACAAGAGCAGCTTTTATCCAAGGCGAGACAAAGTAAAGAG GTATCAGCTCAAAATGCTCGATTTGAACAAATATGGAGACGTCGTAGGGGAAACAAAGAGGCTTCTCAAGATAAAGCACTCCATGACATGTGTCATTTTTATGATATTGTCCGTGTTGATGTCGAGGGACAATCGAGTGAGATGCAAGAGCAAGA GGTTATGTCTTTGGAGGATCAGGAACTTCTCTCTAGTTTTCTTCCTCTACTTAGAGAGTTTATTCCAAGTGCTGCTGCTGATATTGAGTCTGACATGAGTGGAAACATATCGAAGCCAG CATCTGCCGATGATTATGTTTATGACTATTATACTGCGAGGGATGACATAGATATGGACGATGGTGATTCTTTATGCCCATTTCCATT GGTACAAGTGGAGGATGAAGATTTCTATGATGGGCCAGATGATGAATCAGATTATGAAAGCGACGATTCAAATG CTGAGCATCATCCATGGAATGAGTATCCAGATGAAGAGGAGAGTGGAACATCGTCTAATGAATCAGAAGAAGACGATGACAGAAGTAGTAGGTCTTCAGAAATTGAGGAAAGGCTGCATGGCAGGTCCAAAGTTGGAGTTCCATCTCGTGGAGGTGGGAtcgatgatgatgatgatggtaatGATACTTTTGACGACTATGAAGATGATGATAACTTTGAGTGtggtgatgatgatgaagaCAGTAGATGA